The Burkholderia ambifaria AMMD genome includes a region encoding these proteins:
- a CDS encoding PLP-dependent aminotransferase family protein, with protein sequence MNDIVLAMRARGIKSSAVRELLEFSKNPDVISLAGGIPASDLFDMDGIDDTLGAILRDEHRDLFQYGLTEGEAGLRQQIGNWAGTLGIPASPESILITSGSQQGLDLVARVLFDQGDRVLVERPTYVAALQVFQFIGARIDGINGGPDGLDLDQVERELKRGGVKAIYLTPNFANPTGYTMPLAQRIRLVELAQRHGCAIIEDDPYGQLRFSGAAIPSLLSIASQQPGGNRTVCYLSTLSKVFSPGVRVGWIVPPAALRPPMAVAKQAFDLHTSTLTQNIVARYLASGRLTSRIDVLRTAYRTRRDALTKALRDAFGNDLSFNEPEGGMFLWCRFARQVPAEKVLEAAIREKVVFVPGNAFYASDPERDTLRVSYSMLGEQSAEEAARRLKRAWDAVVRD encoded by the coding sequence ATGAACGACATCGTGCTGGCCATGCGCGCGCGTGGCATCAAGTCCTCCGCAGTGCGCGAGCTGCTGGAGTTCAGCAAGAATCCGGACGTGATCTCGCTGGCCGGCGGCATCCCCGCTTCCGACCTGTTCGACATGGACGGCATCGACGACACACTGGGCGCCATCCTGCGCGACGAGCACCGCGACCTGTTCCAGTATGGCCTCACCGAAGGCGAAGCGGGCTTGCGCCAACAGATCGGCAACTGGGCCGGCACGCTCGGCATACCGGCTTCGCCGGAATCGATACTGATCACGTCCGGATCGCAGCAGGGGCTCGATCTCGTTGCGCGCGTGCTGTTCGATCAGGGCGATCGCGTACTCGTCGAGCGGCCGACCTATGTCGCCGCGCTGCAGGTATTCCAGTTCATCGGCGCCCGGATAGACGGCATCAACGGCGGCCCGGACGGGCTCGATCTCGACCAGGTCGAACGCGAACTGAAGCGCGGCGGCGTCAAGGCGATCTACCTGACGCCGAATTTCGCGAATCCGACCGGCTATACGATGCCGCTCGCGCAGCGTATCCGCCTGGTCGAACTCGCGCAGCGTCATGGCTGCGCGATCATCGAGGACGATCCGTACGGCCAGTTGCGCTTCAGCGGCGCGGCGATCCCGAGCCTGCTGTCGATCGCTTCGCAGCAGCCGGGCGGCAACCGCACCGTGTGCTACCTGTCCACCTTGTCGAAGGTCTTCTCTCCCGGCGTGCGCGTCGGATGGATCGTGCCGCCCGCGGCGCTGCGTCCGCCAATGGCCGTCGCGAAGCAGGCATTCGACCTGCACACGTCGACGCTGACGCAGAACATCGTTGCGCGTTATCTCGCGTCGGGCCGCCTGACGTCCCGCATCGACGTGCTGCGCACCGCTTACCGCACGCGCCGCGATGCGCTGACGAAGGCATTGCGCGACGCCTTCGGCAACGACCTGTCGTTCAACGAACCCGAAGGCGGGATGTTCCTGTGGTGCCGCTTCGCGCGGCAAGTTCCGGCGGAAAAGGTGCTCGAAGCGGCCATCCGCGAAAAGGTCGTGTTCGTGCCCGGAAACGCCTTCTATGCATCCGATCCGGAACGCGACACGCTGCGCGTGTCGTATTCGATGCTGGGAGAACAGAGTGCCGAAGAGGCCGCTCGCCGGTTGAAGCGTGCGTGGGACGCCGTCGTGCGCGATTGA
- a CDS encoding succinylglutamate desuccinylase/aspartoacylase domain-containing protein produces MTAIALTEGNDPARSRLEAEIAAFERFAESSTIGRARVERVERFGFVIHPPHANAAHEPRFDLLFIALTHGNEYAGLPVLNALCRYVEAGVLAPSVSIGFLLGNVDAARRGTRFVERDLNRTFGRAGRDTADDRRAREMEPVMRRARFCVDLHQTIEPSEAPFFVFNYHPTSLQLAHAIAPDTPVVTHWGRPFSTASAGGCTSDEFIQQGDGVALSIELGQKGFGLYQIAAGVRVCLDAITTVSAVVHGASLPPVDACVNPIYTWAHIVPYPDGEVRLDAGLRNFQPIRAGDRLGTRDGAPLVAGTSGLLLFPKYRRSESEPKPAELYRLLRQPALSELGKGDCLMPQS; encoded by the coding sequence ATGACGGCCATCGCTTTAACGGAGGGGAACGACCCCGCGCGCAGTCGGCTCGAGGCCGAGATCGCGGCGTTCGAACGGTTCGCCGAGTCGAGCACGATCGGTCGCGCGCGCGTCGAGCGGGTCGAGCGCTTCGGCTTCGTGATCCATCCGCCCCACGCGAACGCGGCGCACGAGCCGCGATTCGACCTGTTGTTCATCGCGCTGACGCACGGCAACGAATACGCGGGACTCCCCGTGCTCAATGCGCTTTGCCGCTACGTGGAGGCCGGCGTGCTGGCGCCGTCGGTGTCGATCGGCTTTCTGCTCGGCAACGTCGACGCCGCGCGGCGCGGCACGCGCTTCGTCGAACGCGACTTGAACCGCACGTTCGGTCGCGCCGGGCGCGACACGGCCGACGACCGGCGCGCTCGCGAGATGGAGCCGGTGATGAGGCGCGCGCGCTTCTGCGTCGACCTGCATCAGACGATCGAGCCGTCGGAAGCGCCGTTCTTCGTCTTCAACTACCACCCGACGAGCCTGCAACTGGCGCACGCGATCGCACCGGACACGCCCGTCGTCACGCATTGGGGCAGGCCGTTTTCCACCGCGTCCGCCGGCGGCTGCACGTCGGACGAATTCATCCAGCAGGGCGACGGCGTTGCGCTGAGCATCGAGCTGGGCCAGAAGGGCTTCGGCCTCTATCAGATCGCGGCGGGCGTGCGCGTGTGCCTGGACGCGATCACCACCGTCAGCGCGGTCGTCCACGGCGCTTCGCTGCCGCCCGTCGACGCGTGCGTGAATCCGATCTATACGTGGGCGCACATCGTCCCCTATCCGGACGGCGAGGTCAGGCTCGACGCAGGCTTGCGGAATTTCCAGCCGATCCGGGCCGGCGATCGTCTCGGCACGCGGGACGGCGCGCCGCTCGTCGCCGGCACGAGCGGTCTGCTGCTGTTTCCGAAGTACCGGCGATCCGAATCCGAGCCGAAGCCCGCGGAGCTTTACCGTCTATTGAGGCAACCGGCATTGTCCGAACTGGGCAAGGGCGACTGCCTTATGCCGCAATCCTAA
- a CDS encoding phosphopantetheine-binding protein, whose amino-acid sequence MIQPIEIPHVRRVDHVVASVVASVLGRDAVTPDDDFFTIGGSSISAALVSTQLERQLGHDVPVRLLFEYPCLRVFSEKLLESMSVAAR is encoded by the coding sequence TCCGGCGCGTCGACCACGTCGTCGCGTCCGTCGTGGCGAGCGTCCTCGGCCGCGACGCCGTGACGCCCGACGACGACTTCTTCACGATCGGCGGCTCGTCGATTTCCGCCGCGCTGGTGAGCACCCAGCTCGAGCGGCAGCTCGGCCACGACGTGCCGGTGCGCCTGCTGTTCGAATATCCGTGCCTTCGCGTCTTCAGCGAAAAACTGCTCGAATCCATGAGCGTGGCCGCACGGTAG